The Watersipora subatra chromosome 1, tzWatSuba1.1, whole genome shotgun sequence genome has a window encoding:
- the LOC137385332 gene encoding thioredoxin domain-containing protein 17-like — translation MSRRIKEICGIQGFLDIIDKVCQDKPVIFFSATIKETGEPWCPDCRDADPVVESVVGELNDAVQFIRVRVERPYWKEVSGNKLKSDYGVKCLPTLMRWGQSERLGEEECKNSATVSLFLKKQGV, via the exons ATGTCCAGACGGATCAAAGAAATCTGTGGAATACAAGGATTTCTTGATATCATTGATAAAGTATGTCAGGACAAACCTGTGATCTTTTTTTCTGCTACTATAAAGGAAACTGGTGAACCGTGGTGTCCAGACTGTAGAGACG CTGATCCTGTGGTGGAGTCTGTTGTTGGAGAGCTAAATGATGCAGTTCAGTTCATCAGAGTTCGTGTAGAACGACCTTA CTGGAAAGAAGTTTCAGGAAACAAACTGAAGTCCGATTATGGTGTGAAATGCTTACCTACACTCATGAGATGGGGCCAG AGCGAGCGTCTAGGTGAAGAAGAATGCAAGAACAGTGCAACTGTCAGTCTGTTTCTGAAGAAGCAGGGTGTCTGA